CATGTGATCGTAATATGGCGCCTCCCATAAATTAGGTCAGAGAATTAAGTATAGACCGGAAACAAATTTTACCTATCAGTGACCTTGAATTTACCCAAATGACTTTGGGTCAAATCATGACTCCATAAGAAAGGTATAGACCGGATACAACTTTTCAGTAACGTTGAACCTGTTCAAAGGACCTTCAGTCaaagtcatgacacaccctcaggtcataagcaatctttataTGATGTTAGAAATTTCAATGATTCTCCATaagacatatttttaataatctGGACACAAATTTTCCACTTTTCcttccagtgaccttgaacttgctcAAATGACCTTTGGTCAAAATCTTGACACACCTCTattcataagcaatctttgtaagaagtaaaaaattccaatgtttctccattaaaaaaaaagaccggacacgattgcacagacagacggacagacagaccaaCGGACGGACGGATGAACAAGGTGATTCTTATATACCtacaaactttgtttgcggggggggggggtataaaaaaagaaatatcatataaaattaaaaaaatatttataaactctATTTATAACGAGGCTCGCAAGCACTTTGAACATCATTCAATACAATTAAGACAATTTCACTTGAATCATTCTCTCAATAACCTTCAAAACCACTgaacaacattcaaaatatttgaaaacagaACGATTAACACGTGCAAAAGATAAAATTCCTTTTACAGAGGCTTAGTAATGTTAAGTTTTAAATAATGCAAAATACATATATTCCTCTGGGGTGGGAGGTTTACCAAAAGAAGGCCATTCGTTTTGTATAAATGAGAACactatatttcttattttttcattggtaCTTTATTCACAAAgacaaaaataagtttttatagAGGAATGTATTTCAGAGTTAGTAAAACTTGGTTGTATGGTTAAAACTACagtgtttgtttacaaatagaatgaatttataaaaataagtcaacaGTTGCTATACAATCAATCACTACTCAACAAGAATTagtaaattgaatatatttaagtttttttccccaatacatgtatattcgtgCTCCTGAATACAAATGATATTGATGTAATGGTGGTATAAATCTCTACATAGTTCTTTATGTAGATGCATCTTCTATATAGTTGGAATTTTACGTATTACTTTAAACTTATTGATTACAGTGATCATCTTTTAACCGCAATTATTTGGTATCTAAGGTAAATTGTATCCGTTATAAGTTTATTCATGAGAAAATGCAAATCATATACAAAACTGTGCCGCATAAAGTGGCATTTTTTCACCCATCTAAGGTGCATTCGAATACGTAATATGAAGAGtttataaccacttttgttattgatttatctCACCTCTCCCATGAGATATATAGATTCCTACAGGAAAAGAATGtcttataataataaaagaacTTCATATTAGAAATTAAATTCCCATAGGATTTAAAAATCCATTATAGAATCCAATAGAAAAACTGCCCATCTCaatcaaattcatgaagtaaaaGCTTTTTTGTTACCAAAAATATGATTTCTGTACGGTTTTAGAAAATCGTGTAGCTTTTTCAtaatttcctgtaggaaaattatttttcgtatggaaattattattttccttTAGGTTATTAATTTGTGAAGGTTAATATCTCACCTGTCGGATGAGACacacttaaaacaaaaaaattaggCAACATTTTAGTCAACAGTTTAACAAAAGTatggatatttttattttttatttttttttttttacaaatctgCATCTTAGGCTGGTGCAAAAATACCACTTGAAACTGGCATGATTATCCGGTAcagtgttatacatgtaccaagagCAAATGAATTAATATGTACATTCTTAATAGTTGCTACAACTTATTCATCAAGAATAAAAACTTCTTTAAACACATTAATACTACTGAAAActaattttgaaaatcaaatacactgtaatttgagtattttttcttaaatctcTGCACACTTAAATCTCTACACAGTCCTGTTACAAGGCATGTATGAATTACATACATTCTTAATAATTTCTTAAACGTTTTTATCAAGAGTAGAAATGCATTAAAACGCATTAGTACGAGAGAgcaaaaatattgtaaagataATAAAAGGggtattttttcttcatatctACACAGTCCAGTTCTGAATGTATCCGCTGTTGTCTACATTGCATCAATTTGTGCCCGTTGACCCGAACCCACTGTCTCCCCGACGAGTTTCATCCAAAGTCTGTCAAGATATACATATGAAATTAGTAGATGTATACTCTCTTAAGGTTATTATATTTAATTCCGTCTTCTTTctgataaagaaaagaaaaacgtCTTTCAAACTAACCTtggaatttttaaatgaaatctaaCTAAAAAGTGTTTTcaagaaatcaaaatttgaattctGCAAAAAAAATAGTATCTCTTGTAACGTACTTCAAGTTCTTGTAATTTTGGGAAGTGGATTTTCTCACAAATCAGTTGGGCAATTCTGTCACCTTTCTTCACTAAAATATAGAACAGATTTTGATGTTTTAGATGCTAACATTACAATAAACATCTGCATAATTAACaaagttttaagtttttatcatCATTTCATTAAAGCAACATGACGTCACGTCTTTTACTATGTTATACACGTATGCAAATGTTATAGGCGTATTCGATTTGCAGTTCGTCGTCTTTTGTCATGCCAAAACTTAATATGTTTCTATATTCATTAATTAGCGCACGAATCATTTCTTATACCATGGTTTATCATTTAGCATATGATGTCTAGCCCGAAGTATGACAGAGCACCGCCTTTCAAAGAGTTGTAGTCATTTTCGTTTTAGGAGAAAATAGTGAGTGTTTATCATGGTTACAGTTATACATGACTAATTATGTTTACAATGACACGAAACAATGGAAGAAAAGTGAAAATAGATAGCTCACCTTTGAAATCATCTGCACCAAAGTTGAACATGACCACGCCTACGTTTCCTCTGTAGTCTGGGTCTATGACGCCAGCTTGTCGTGTAATGTAAAGAAAGAAAGATGTATTACATTTAGGTCTACATATtctctttgaaatatttttctacGTAGAGCTTGTTGCCTTTATACcgataaatttgtttaaatgaccttttttcAATATGACTTAAAATACTATCTTGCAAATATTACAGAATTATCTAGAAGATAAACTGAGGTTGCATAGCCATTGAGAAGCTGTTTAAattcaaatgatataaaaatggtTGACAAGATGGTTGactgtttgttattttttatttaatgtagtTTCCtattaaatatgttaaaatcactTGCGTCACCTTTATTAAGCAACATAAATGATTATTTACTAAACAATATGTAACTAGTAACAAGATATTAGAAtactaaagttaaaaaaaatgttaagtttgaGTGTTTGTCAAACCAGTTGCCCAGAGTACATTCAATATATAGTTGTAAAATAGATCTGTTGTTTTGCATTgtaaaaaaacttttcaaattactCAAAAAATGATAAGATTCATAATGTTTTCATATTGACCATGGTATTTGGATTAGCAATTATTTCCTGAGATacaacatgtacatttgtatgctGAAAGCATAATTTATCTGCAGACAACATCCGACAGTGACGCAATCTGGGATAAAAAGATGAATAATAcactaaattaataaaaaatagttttaatggGATTGCTCTCAAAAATTCATGCTGGTGAAAAACCATTATGATAGGTTATAAACAGTTACTTAAATATTAATTCCTGCCATACCTTAAACTTTATTGCATAATAATCTACTAGTTATTACACTTCTCAGTGTACTTCTGTGTGATATTTTTGTATACAATGTGTTCTCTaagatattgtcatttattgaagaaaatatcaatttgtATATTTTCCTCCACAACACATCACATCTTCTCGGAATTGTATTCTGTATTACTCTGGCATTATGTTTTACAGTGATTTATAGAATACCAGTAGAGTTTTAATAGCTTGTTGGATTGCtcagtaaaatatttaattaggTCAGCAAGTTATAACATCGGGTCTCTATCTAAGTGctgtggttactcaagtgtagacttttattttgcattcaaccCATTCATACTACACAAAGAAAACCTCTAAAACACTAACTCTTATTGTTTGTTATTCTTTTCATAGAATCTTAAAAAGAATGTTCACCTGGATAGTACTGGATTCGATAGAGCCTCAGTTCTGCTTTGAgtcatcttaatttttttttaaatatgtaattcaGAAGGATATTtctcaagaaacaaacaaaaaagtaaagtatacatttaaaaaggAGGTATTCTTTCCTGCAAAAAGTTTGACATTTTGGTTCCCTTTTTCCTCGTGCAACATACAGCACTTACAGTAGTTTTGTGCTGTGACTGCTTGATTAGTTCAAACTTTTATAGCAGTAACATAGGATAACAtagagacccccccccccccccccgaagcCCAAAATGTGCAAATGTTTACTAAACAAACTCACTTTATTGCTGTAATACCTGAGTAATCACATGACCTTGATTTAAACCTAATGTGATACCTTGCTGTTCAAATTGTATACCTTATAGAGCAATCTcacaagctattgaaaacttgaccggtattctgtaattcgctgtaTTTAATTTTCATGCCTTGTAATCTTCAATAAATTTCGTACTTTTTAATTCCTCATGAAATAGTCgagaatttcttaaaaattgttagATCTTGGGCATGCCAAACAAACATGTCATTGATGATATTGATGTTAAGTTATTTCGTTAGATAATTTATACTAAGTAATTTACAGAGTTGTactatattttgatttcattgaacAACTTAGTCGTATGTTAATATGTTTTTAGGAACTTGTTTCCAATCTTATCTGTAGAAGAAGAATCAACTTACAATTCAAtaaaactgatttaaaaaacaaagcaaCTTACCTCCAATGTCAATGAAATGATTAACTGCAAGACCAGACCTTGGTGCTGTAAAATAGGTTTTAGATTTGCAGACAACATATACATAGTAGCATTTCGTCTTTAAATTAAGATAATCACTGTATAAAGTGCATGTACATATGACACATGTTGTTAATTCATTAGATCCTTTGTTGATTTAATTGGAAACGATAGGTCACTAACATCTCCGAAGCATGGCAGATAGTTTGCATTCCTAACAGCAAGATACGCGCGTAAAAGAGTATAGTAACCAATTTCACTTAATATATACTATTAGGTGGACCtgttcaaaacaatatattggGATATATCTGGAAGCATACTTAATATTATAGTTTTTGCTTATTATtgcttttttaaagataaaattaaagaCGATCTTGAATACAATTTGCCCTTAAAACCTTTACTTCATGGCTGCAATCTTAAATAAGAGTGCTTAATCGTATATAATATGCCAAGAATCAGACGTCTTGAACCATTTACATGTGACTACATCCATTCTGTGTAAGATATTCACTTAGGAAAAATGATTCACAATAGAAGGTTTATACTGACACCGAGTATGACACATCAATTTCCCTATGTAAGTGCAAGTCGATCTttgcaaaaacatttaaatcttaGTCTCTTCCATCATTTAAACTTTGTAAACATAATATTTGACAATTTAATCTATTAATCACCCctacctattttttttaatgaattgttcattataatcaaaaaagaacATACCTATTCTCCCATAACAACCACTTGGTACTGCTATTTGAATGTCTGTGTTGACAACGTTTTTTCCTCTTGCAGGAATTGTGTAATCACCTGCActgtaaaatgaaagtttttaattCTGCTCAATTAATGCCCAAGAATGTCCTAGCTGGCttatattaaaagtttaaaacattatatttttcaaattttgctacatgtataactgtTTTAACGATTGTTAAACTTCATATTCTAAGGAAATTGTAAATTAAACCTAAAACACTACTAAATCTAAagcaaatattattttaatcaaaacctTTCTAATGAAACACGTCATCATAATAATTAgtttaataaaacataacatTTCCTGCACAGTTTCAAATGTCACAAACTGCATGCAGAAACCATGATGATTTACTTGTTATACTCTGTATGACTCAACAAATACACGGAAATattgattgtaaaataatgtagGTACGGAAAACAACAATTATATATTGTATGTTTCATTAACAAATACGgaagaaaagatttttatttcatatatagtATATTTTTTATGGAGCCCTATGATTAACAACGACAGTAAAATATATCTATCAAAGAATAATTTTAGCATTCCCTGGATAAATCTTGATAAGAAGTAGTTAGCTGAGATTGAATGGGCTTGACATTTTGCAAGAATTTaagtttttgataacattgattCATTGAGTAAACTATAGATCTTAATTATTATTTCTCAAACATGGAGGAAATTAATaagttgtttttaaaagttttacttaATGAtaatagtaattaaaaaaaaattatctagcaaatgataaatgatttattaatcTAAGATGATTTACATTCATTGATGACAGACACATATTGAGTATTAATATTTGGCAAATATGTCCATCTGATTTAAGATATgagtaaataataaatatatacttcATACTAAGAGTCGTTTCCAAAAAGTATAGAATTACCTATATAAGTCAAATCCTGCAGACCTCTCTGTTCCCCGAGTAGGAGTGAATGCATTTTCTGTAAGTCTAGCAAAATTCAGTATAGGCGGTTGATTTGGTCCAGCTGCCATAGTATAGCTCATTAATTAGGATATTCCTTGATATTATGTTTGTCTTCCGCCCACTAATAAAATGCGCAATgacatttaatgtaatttatatCGGATTTAATCGGAACCCCTTGGATAATCTCAAATGAAACCAATCAAAAcagtttcatttaaataaagGGCATCCGAAACTTGCATGTGGAAAGCAAATGAATGGAAAAGCTGGGAATTTTGAATCTTAAAACAGTGTTTTGAATTCGTACCCCTTATCTGCTCTTCCATGCTTACTTGTTCGACAAGAGACTGATCGGTCACATGAATAGCCTTAATATCACGCCTGATACTTTAAATGAATAAGTCGCTTTAACATTATCACGACATCAAATACAAAACATTGggaaaatttcaaatataacgCAATTTGTTTCATCATGAAGATGTATTACTTCGTGGCTCTTAAATATATTATCTATCTTCCACTTAACCAACTGCAGCACTTGCATCTGAACTACTTGGCTACTATCAAAGAACATCAGGTAAAAACTATCAGATGCTGTGAATATTGAGGGTTAATGTCAAGACGgcagaaaatattgaaaatatctgAAACCCGTTTTCCTCTGTAAGTTGTAgctttaaaatattgtatctaaaataatgtaatttttttaattcttcgCACTGGTGAAATGAATGAGTATTATATAGATCACCATTATGTTATGTACATTCAGAAAAAGTCATTTAACATTAGAAGACATGTacaaattatttgaagatatatTGATACAAATGCAATGAATTAAACATAGGTATAATTGTGgatatgttttaattgtaataaccataaaaacatttacatttatcttacatttaaatttaatttttttcatacctACACGTATCTTCAAATGAAGTAGAGATATGTAATTCTCAATAGAACATACtttaaattgaattgaagaaAGATAAAATTCCATTTAAGATAGTTGTAATTTATTTGTACCTTGgtttaattatttaaagataggtacaattatttaCACCTATCATTAATTCCAATATCCCtatctttaatttaattgttcTATCTTCAATTCATTCGAAGATAgaacaattgaattaaagattgGTGTAACTATTTAAAGATagatacaaatatttgaatatatgttaactTAACGTTCCATATCTTTATATTTAGTAAATGCTTGTTAAAAACAAACACGGAAAATTGAATAATCATTCTTGAAACATATGCAGATCTTTAGCAATGCTTCCTTTTCAGTCATCTTGGCAAGCATGGAAAATCTATCATACATATGGCAGGTATCCTAACCAGCCAAGTATAAGATACTGTTACCGTAAACAGCTCACTACCAACAGCTTACTGTCATTTGTATGTCGGATCTGTGTTCAAAGAAGACCATATAGatgtattgataaaaaataattagt
This genomic window from Crassostrea angulata isolate pt1a10 chromosome 8, ASM2561291v2, whole genome shotgun sequence contains:
- the LOC128160690 gene encoding deoxyuridine 5'-triphosphate nucleotidohydrolase-like isoform X2 — its product is MSYTMAAGPNQPPILNFARLTENAFTPTRGTERSAGFDLYSDYTIPARGKNVVNTDIQIAVPSGCYGRIAPRSGLAVNHFIDIGAGVIDPDYRGNVGVVMFNFGADDFKVKKGDRIAQLICEKIHFPKLQELETLDETRRGDSGFGSTGTN
- the LOC128160690 gene encoding deoxyuridine 5'-triphosphate nucleotidohydrolase-like isoform X1; this encodes MSYTMAAGPNQPPILNFARLTENAFTPTRGTERSAGFDLYSAGDYTIPARGKNVVNTDIQIAVPSGCYGRIAPRSGLAVNHFIDIGAGVIDPDYRGNVGVVMFNFGADDFKVKKGDRIAQLICEKIHFPKLQELETLDETRRGDSGFGSTGTN